The Virgibacillus phasianinus genome includes a window with the following:
- a CDS encoding ABC transporter ATP-binding protein codes for MNENILEVSGLKTHFFGDKGSVPAVDGVDFRVRKGEILGIVGESGSGKSVTSLSIMGLLRDTSGKIVAGSVKFDGEELTGFTEKQMRRIRGNDMAMIFQEPMTSLNPVKKIGEQIQEAVLLHLKYNKKLARQHTINMLKQVGIPRADEVIFEYPHQLSGGMRQRVMIAMAMSCNPKFLIADEPTTALDVTIQAQILELMKGLQKEENTSILLITHDLGVVAEMCSRVVVMYAGKVVEEADVYELFANPKHPYTKGLINSVPKLRQGSKRLDSIPGNVPDPANMPSGCKFAPRCAHVMDICHSKDPALELLDDEHSCRCWLYQNKSESKEVEHGKAFS; via the coding sequence ATGAATGAAAATATATTAGAAGTCAGCGGATTGAAAACCCATTTTTTTGGTGACAAGGGTAGTGTTCCTGCAGTTGATGGAGTTGACTTTCGCGTTCGAAAAGGAGAAATCCTTGGTATTGTGGGTGAATCGGGCAGTGGCAAAAGTGTAACTTCCCTTTCTATCATGGGGCTTCTCCGTGATACTTCTGGAAAAATAGTAGCCGGTTCTGTCAAATTTGATGGAGAAGAACTTACCGGTTTTACTGAAAAACAAATGAGAAGAATCAGAGGCAATGACATGGCCATGATTTTTCAGGAACCGATGACTTCTCTTAATCCAGTTAAAAAGATTGGTGAGCAAATACAAGAGGCAGTTCTGCTACATCTAAAGTACAATAAAAAACTGGCCAGGCAGCATACGATAAATATGCTCAAACAAGTGGGAATTCCACGGGCGGATGAAGTTATTTTTGAATATCCTCATCAACTTTCTGGAGGTATGAGGCAACGGGTAATGATTGCAATGGCCATGTCTTGTAACCCGAAATTCTTGATCGCCGATGAACCTACCACAGCTTTGGATGTAACGATTCAAGCACAAATTCTTGAGCTTATGAAAGGGCTGCAAAAAGAAGAAAACACGTCAATCCTGTTAATCACGCATGATCTTGGGGTTGTAGCGGAAATGTGTTCCAGAGTGGTAGTTATGTACGCGGGAAAGGTAGTTGAGGAAGCAGACGTGTATGAACTGTTTGCCAATCCGAAACACCCCTATACCAAGGGCCTGATCAATTCAGTTCCAAAACTCCGCCAAGGAAGCAAACGGTTAGATTCAATCCCGGGAAACGTTCCCGATCCAGCTAACATGCCATCAGGTTGTAAGTTTGCGCCCCGATGTGCCCATGTTATGGATATTTGTCATTCCAAAGATCCAGCGTTAGAACTCCTTGATGATGAACATTCATGCCGTTGTTGGCTCTATCAGAATAAGTCTGAAAGTAAGGAGGTAGAACATGGCAAAGCCTTTAGTTGA
- a CDS encoding ABC transporter ATP-binding protein: protein MAKPLVEVKDLKKHFPVQKGWFEKNKSAIQAVNGVSFTIEEGETFGLVGESGCGKSTTGRMIMNLLSPSSGNIYFDGQEISSLSDTNLRNVRKNFQMVFQDPYASLNPRMKVKEIISEPLTIHKYEKVQKEKRVNELLDIVGLNKNYADRYPHEFSGGQRQRIGVARALALNPKLIIADEPVSALDVSIQSQILNLLQDLQEELGLTYLFISHDLSVMEHISDRVGVMYLGELVELAGKDMIYDHPKHPYTQALLSSIPIPDPTVKRERIILKGDIPSPANPPSGCRFHTRCPYAMEKCMTEKPRLKRVADGQLVACHLYD from the coding sequence ATGGCAAAGCCTTTAGTTGAAGTGAAGGACTTAAAAAAGCATTTCCCTGTCCAGAAAGGCTGGTTCGAAAAAAATAAATCAGCAATACAGGCGGTTAATGGTGTTTCTTTTACGATTGAAGAAGGAGAGACGTTTGGTTTAGTAGGCGAAAGCGGTTGTGGTAAATCAACTACAGGGCGCATGATTATGAATTTACTTTCTCCCTCAAGTGGAAATATTTATTTTGACGGTCAGGAGATTAGTAGTTTAAGTGACACCAATCTAAGAAATGTACGTAAAAACTTTCAAATGGTTTTCCAGGATCCATACGCATCATTAAATCCTAGAATGAAAGTGAAAGAAATTATATCGGAACCTTTAACTATCCACAAATACGAGAAAGTTCAAAAAGAGAAAAGAGTTAATGAACTACTCGATATAGTTGGTTTGAATAAAAATTACGCGGACCGCTATCCGCATGAATTTAGTGGTGGACAAAGACAAAGAATTGGAGTAGCACGGGCACTTGCATTAAACCCTAAGCTGATTATCGCGGATGAACCAGTGTCTGCGCTGGATGTTTCGATACAATCACAGATACTTAATCTCCTGCAAGATCTTCAAGAGGAGCTTGGCCTGACCTATTTATTTATATCCCATGATTTAAGCGTGATGGAGCATATCAGCGATCGGGTTGGTGTTATGTACCTTGGTGAATTAGTTGAATTGGCTGGGAAAGATATGATTTATGACCATCCGAAACATCCTTACACACAGGCATTATTATCATCCATACCAATTCCAGATCCAACGGTTAAAAGGGAGCGTATTATCCTAAAAGGGGACATTCCAAGTCCTGCGAATCCTCCAAGTGGATGCAGGTTCCACACAAGGTGTCCTTATGCGATGGAAAAGTGCATGACTGAAAAGCCAAGGTTAAAAAGGGTTGCAGATGGCCAGCTGGTAGCGTGCCATCTGTACGATTAA
- a CDS encoding asparaginase → MGIQQKPVHVYRGGCLESVHEIDVVVVDSMGKVLFSYGDPNRPTFARSSMKPFQAVPIVESGAVENFSFDAADIALFCASHNGEPFHRSRVLSLLEKVGQGEDSLQCGTHIPRDLESYKKLIRNGKELTPVFSNCSGKHTGMLATCVHLNEETKTYRELDHPHQQRILHVISTICDFNKEAIGIGVDGCGVPVHQLPLKQIATGFARLSSPEKMIDDTYTKALTTIRDSMMAHPEMVAGTNRFDTDLMKAFDGKIVAKAGAEGVQCIGLVESGIGIAIKVEDGNGRATSAAAMKVLKEMNVGDEQEYEILQSYAEPIIKNMAGNVVGKITAEFELEKEVFVK, encoded by the coding sequence ATGGGTATACAGCAAAAACCGGTTCATGTTTATCGTGGGGGTTGTTTGGAAAGTGTTCACGAGATTGACGTTGTGGTAGTAGATAGTATGGGAAAAGTTTTATTTTCATATGGGGACCCAAATCGGCCAACATTTGCAAGATCTTCCATGAAGCCTTTTCAAGCAGTTCCCATAGTGGAATCAGGAGCAGTTGAAAATTTTTCTTTTGATGCGGCAGATATAGCGTTGTTCTGTGCATCTCATAACGGAGAGCCCTTTCATCGGTCCAGGGTTCTATCTTTGCTGGAAAAGGTAGGGCAAGGTGAGGATTCATTACAGTGTGGAACCCACATTCCAAGGGACCTTGAAAGTTACAAAAAACTGATTCGCAATGGTAAAGAGTTAACGCCGGTATTTAGTAACTGTTCTGGCAAACATACAGGGATGTTGGCAACGTGTGTCCATTTAAATGAGGAAACCAAAACCTACAGGGAGCTGGATCATCCGCATCAACAACGAATCTTGCATGTCATTTCGACTATTTGCGATTTCAATAAGGAAGCGATCGGGATTGGTGTTGACGGCTGTGGTGTACCAGTTCATCAATTACCACTTAAACAAATAGCCACAGGATTTGCCCGTTTATCCAGCCCAGAGAAAATGATAGATGACACCTATACCAAGGCGCTTACGACAATAAGAGATTCCATGATGGCACATCCAGAAATGGTAGCAGGGACCAATCGTTTCGATACAGATTTAATGAAAGCATTTGATGGAAAAATTGTAGCCAAAGCTGGGGCTGAAGGTGTTCAATGTATTGGCCTAGTAGAATCAGGGATAGGTATCGCAATAAAGGTAGAGGACGGTAACGGGAGAGCAACTAGTGCGGCAGCTATGAAGGTATTGAAGGAAATGAATGTTGGGGACGAACAAGAATACGAAATCCTTCAGTCTTATGCGGAACCTATCATTAAAAATATGGCGGGAAATGTGGTTGGTAAAATCACAGCTGAATTCGAATTAGAAAAAGAGGTATTCGTGAAATAA
- a CDS encoding M55 family metallopeptidase, which produces MKVFISADIEGVSGVVHGEHTARNGREHDLARRLMTGEVNAGILGALQGGAKEVVVNDSHGTMRNIVQDQLSPEAELIIGSPKKLAMMEGIDSTFDVAFFIGYHTRMGTSGILNHTFSGRTIKSIIINGVEYGEFGLNALVAGYYGVPVVFVSGCNLLAKEAVTYVPNIQQGVVKKTINRTTAQNLHPEKAQSIIKEKSTTAMSLKDKIDPFVVEGPLTVEVEFLNTGLADAAEILPVVKRITPLSVSFETDDVLECYRFIRSLIMMASSTFSS; this is translated from the coding sequence ATGAAGGTATTTATTTCTGCAGATATAGAAGGAGTTTCGGGGGTTGTTCATGGAGAACATACTGCCCGAAATGGCAGAGAGCATGATTTAGCAAGGAGGCTAATGACTGGAGAAGTAAATGCGGGCATCTTAGGCGCACTGCAGGGAGGAGCTAAGGAAGTTGTTGTTAATGATTCACATGGGACAATGCGAAACATTGTACAGGATCAATTATCTCCGGAAGCTGAACTCATCATTGGTTCACCGAAAAAGCTGGCAATGATGGAAGGAATTGATTCAACGTTTGATGTGGCTTTTTTTATCGGTTATCATACCCGAATGGGTACAAGTGGCATATTAAATCACACGTTTAGTGGCCGAACAATCAAATCGATAATCATCAATGGTGTTGAATATGGCGAGTTTGGGCTAAACGCTCTTGTGGCAGGTTATTATGGCGTACCAGTAGTATTTGTATCAGGGTGTAATTTACTTGCCAAGGAAGCAGTTACATACGTACCGAACATTCAACAAGGAGTTGTCAAAAAGACGATCAATCGAACCACTGCCCAGAATCTTCATCCAGAAAAAGCGCAATCCATTATAAAAGAGAAGTCAACAACCGCGATGTCCCTAAAAGATAAGATAGATCCTTTTGTTGTCGAGGGGCCATTAACGGTAGAAGTGGAGTTTTTAAATACTGGTTTGGCAGATGCTGCTGAAATTCTTCCAGTGGTTAAAAGAATAACCCCACTATCAGTATCTTTTGAAACCGACGATGTGCTTGAGTGCTATCGGTTCATTCGAAGTTTAATTATGATGGCAAGTTCAACATTTTCATCGTAA
- the dat gene encoding D-amino-acid transaminase, which produces MIIFQNRFMDREEAKVDMEDRGYQFGDGVYEVFRIYDGALFDFDNHLDRLVSSAQKIRIELPLSLNEIKKMLMGLVKENSLVNGTLYVQVTRGVANRTHHFPEHPKALLTAYTKQSERPFETTNKGIQTILMDDIRWLRCDIKSINLLPNVLAKQTAKEQGCKEAIFHRDGIVTEGSSSNVFIINGNDLQTHPANNLILNGITRRNIIGLASGLGLNVKEKPYGVEDLLASDEVFVTSTTLEVSPVIGIDSTVIADGQPGPVTRKLQERFEGRVLG; this is translated from the coding sequence ATGATTATTTTTCAAAATCGTTTTATGGATCGGGAAGAGGCAAAGGTTGATATGGAGGATCGCGGCTATCAATTTGGCGATGGGGTCTATGAAGTGTTCCGTATTTATGACGGGGCACTTTTTGACTTCGACAACCACTTGGATCGACTTGTAAGTAGTGCTCAAAAAATTCGCATAGAACTTCCACTATCCTTAAATGAAATAAAGAAAATGCTTATGGGATTAGTGAAAGAAAATTCACTGGTTAACGGAACCTTATATGTACAAGTCACGCGTGGTGTAGCAAATCGTACACATCATTTTCCAGAACATCCGAAGGCATTATTGACCGCCTATACCAAACAGAGTGAACGCCCTTTTGAAACAACAAATAAAGGTATTCAAACCATTTTAATGGATGACATTCGCTGGCTCCGTTGTGATATCAAAAGCATAAATTTGCTGCCGAATGTTCTTGCCAAACAAACGGCTAAAGAACAGGGGTGTAAGGAGGCGATATTTCACCGCGACGGCATTGTAACAGAGGGAAGTTCAAGCAATGTTTTTATTATAAATGGAAATGATCTCCAAACACACCCAGCAAATAACCTAATTTTGAATGGGATAACAAGAAGAAATATAATTGGGTTAGCAAGTGGACTAGGATTGAACGTTAAAGAAAAGCCATATGGTGTGGAAGATCTTTTGGCTTCAGACGAGGTATTTGTTACTAGTACGACGTTGGAGGTTTCGCCGGTGATTGGGATTGATAGTACAGTTATTGCGGATGGGCAGCCGGGTCCGGTAACACGTAAACTTCAGGAGAGGTTTGAGGGGAGGGTTTTGGGGTAG
- a CDS encoding LacI family DNA-binding transcriptional regulator has protein sequence MVTLKDVAKSAGVHPSVVSRVVNNDDGLHIKEDTRRRILDTIKELNYRPNQSARNLKKNETKMLGMVIPDFSNPVYASIIHGAEDQAAMENYNLLVYSMKQKGLKKNYFSHLLEDRIDGLLIANSESDDTEILELQKTNKPFVLVNRLINGINNYVVLNDELGGKLATKHLTELGHKRIAHITGPLFTGTGLRRFQGYRQGLREADIEFNSSHVQESEYTVESGYASMQKLLNLPELPTAIFASNIMICLGAMRAIYDKGLSIPEDISIVGIHDTFFGSSLFPSLTTVKMPLYEMGAESVKKLIASIKGDERENGQGLTIKEASLIVRDSTRELD, from the coding sequence ATGGTCACATTAAAAGATGTAGCCAAATCGGCTGGAGTTCATCCATCCGTTGTTTCGAGAGTGGTTAATAATGACGATGGATTACATATAAAAGAAGACACGCGCAGGCGTATTCTTGATACGATTAAGGAACTAAATTACCGCCCTAATCAATCCGCAAGAAACCTTAAGAAAAATGAAACCAAAATGCTTGGCATGGTCATACCCGATTTTTCAAACCCCGTGTATGCAAGTATTATTCACGGTGCAGAGGACCAGGCAGCAATGGAAAACTATAATCTCCTCGTCTACAGTATGAAACAAAAGGGATTAAAAAAGAATTATTTCTCTCATCTCTTGGAAGACCGCATCGATGGTCTCCTCATTGCAAACTCTGAATCGGACGACACAGAGATATTAGAATTACAAAAAACAAATAAGCCCTTTGTTTTAGTCAATCGTTTGATTAATGGTATCAACAATTATGTCGTGCTTAATGATGAATTGGGCGGAAAGCTGGCAACCAAGCACCTCACCGAACTCGGTCATAAGCGTATTGCTCATATTACTGGACCGCTGTTCACTGGAACGGGGTTAAGGCGATTTCAAGGATACAGACAAGGACTCCGGGAAGCAGACATAGAATTTAATTCCAGTCATGTACAGGAAAGTGAATATACGGTGGAAAGCGGCTATGCCTCCATGCAAAAGCTTTTGAATTTACCCGAACTCCCTACAGCAATCTTTGCCTCCAATATCATGATTTGCCTGGGAGCGATGAGAGCCATTTATGATAAGGGACTCTCCATCCCGGAAGACATTTCTATTGTCGGGATCCATGACACATTTTTTGGATCATCGCTATTCCCTTCACTCACCACAGTGAAGATGCCGCTATATGAAATGGGGGCAGAATCCGTTAAAAAACTGATTGCTTCTATAAAAGGTGATGAAAGGGAGAATGGGCAAGGGTTGACGATTAAAGAGGCTTCGTTGATTGTGCGGGATAGTACGAGGGAGTTGGATTAG
- a CDS encoding pyroglutamyl-peptidase I, producing MKKLLLTGFEPFLDYPVNPTMEIVEQLDGSIMNGYEIIGKVLTVDFSKSGENLLNEINLAKPDAVISLGLAGGRYKVTPERIAINCNDGNSDNTGNQPKNEVIFEDGQDGIFSTLPIEDMVKKLEESGLPTEISNSAGTYLCNNVMYHGLYHFKKSNQFVPCGFIHIPASHELALKHKKIPSWSHADLMKAVEICISCL from the coding sequence ATGAAAAAGCTATTGCTAACAGGGTTTGAACCATTTTTAGATTATCCGGTTAATCCGACAATGGAAATTGTAGAACAATTGGATGGTTCTATCATGAATGGATACGAGATCATTGGAAAAGTGCTAACCGTTGATTTTTCAAAAAGCGGGGAAAATCTTCTTAACGAAATAAACTTAGCTAAGCCTGATGCCGTTATTTCATTAGGATTAGCAGGTGGCAGGTATAAAGTTACACCTGAACGAATTGCCATTAATTGTAATGATGGCAATTCAGATAATACAGGGAATCAACCCAAAAATGAAGTAATTTTTGAGGATGGACAAGATGGGATCTTTTCCACATTGCCGATTGAAGATATGGTGAAAAAATTAGAAGAATCGGGGTTACCAACCGAAATATCAAATTCAGCGGGAACCTATTTGTGTAATAATGTGATGTACCACGGTTTATATCATTTTAAAAAGAGTAACCAATTTGTTCCATGTGGCTTTATTCATATCCCTGCATCACATGAACTAGCCTTGAAGCATAAAAAAATACCAAGTTGGTCTCATGCTGATTTAATGAAAGCTGTTGAAATTTGTATAAGCTGTTTGTAG
- the nhaC gene encoding Na+/H+ antiporter NhaC: MYEVFLVLVIFLVIMSLSVAVFSIPIQLGLFATWFIVIGLGLKLKHSYQDLQASIMKGIYNGLEATLILFTVGALIGTWIAGGIVPSLIYYGLQILNPSIFLVAAMIICAITSLATGTSFGTAGTAGIAMMGIGASFGIPLPLVAGSVISGAYVGDKLSPLSDTTNLTASLAKVNVIEHVKGMLPVSIPTLLITGLLFTIVGFFYVDEQGDLSQAEGVATALNETFNIHWYVLIPAAVVIALLAMSKPAIPVISFGALLGAVWAALFQGMDVVAAINTAYNGVVDITSGVEFIDSLLNSGGIVSMLGVIALILMALGLGGLLDQVGILRTFSNLFDKWVQDSTGKLTLSTMFSAFLGNLFGSAAYVSNITGTKMTEDLYDDRNIDRRVLSRNTEGGGTVTTPMIPWSDGGIYMSTVLGVSTLAYLPFLWFSYIGIMITIFYGFMGWFFFNSGKKKNKVDKHSA, from the coding sequence ATGTATGAAGTATTTCTTGTTTTGGTTATATTTCTGGTCATTATGTCATTATCTGTTGCTGTCTTTTCAATTCCAATTCAATTAGGATTGTTTGCGACATGGTTTATCGTTATCGGGCTGGGATTAAAATTAAAACATTCTTATCAGGACCTGCAGGCTTCTATCATGAAAGGTATCTATAATGGCCTTGAAGCGACGCTCATATTATTTACTGTTGGTGCATTAATCGGGACCTGGATTGCTGGCGGAATTGTCCCCTCCTTAATTTATTATGGTTTACAAATTTTAAATCCTTCTATTTTTCTAGTAGCGGCGATGATTATTTGTGCTATCACTTCGCTTGCTACCGGGACATCGTTTGGTACAGCGGGGACAGCCGGAATTGCGATGATGGGAATTGGTGCGAGTTTCGGTATTCCATTACCATTAGTAGCGGGTTCCGTTATATCTGGCGCATATGTGGGCGATAAATTATCTCCATTGTCGGACACGACCAATCTGACCGCTTCACTTGCAAAAGTAAATGTTATTGAACACGTAAAAGGAATGCTGCCAGTGAGTATTCCAACACTATTAATCACTGGTTTGCTGTTCACAATTGTCGGTTTCTTTTATGTTGATGAACAAGGTGATTTATCACAAGCTGAAGGTGTTGCGACAGCATTAAATGAAACCTTTAATATTCACTGGTATGTCCTGATTCCAGCCGCAGTAGTTATTGCATTATTGGCCATGAGTAAACCAGCAATTCCCGTCATTTCCTTTGGTGCATTGCTTGGAGCTGTTTGGGCAGCATTATTTCAAGGAATGGACGTTGTAGCGGCAATAAACACTGCTTATAATGGCGTTGTTGATATCACGTCTGGTGTTGAATTTATTGATTCACTGCTTAACTCCGGCGGTATTGTGTCCATGCTTGGTGTTATCGCGCTTATTTTAATGGCACTTGGCTTAGGAGGGCTGCTTGATCAAGTTGGTATATTACGCACGTTTAGTAATTTGTTTGATAAATGGGTGCAAGACAGCACTGGTAAATTAACGCTATCTACCATGTTCTCCGCATTCCTTGGTAACCTATTTGGCAGTGCAGCCTATGTCTCCAACATTACCGGAACCAAAATGACAGAAGATCTGTACGATGATCGAAATATTGATCGGCGCGTTTTGTCCCGAAATACAGAAGGCGGTGGAACGGTTACGACTCCAATGATCCCCTGGTCAGATGGCGGTATTTATATGTCAACCGTTTTAGGCGTTTCAACATTGGCCTACCTGCCGTTCCTATGGTTTAGCTATATAGGGATTATGATTACAATTTTCTACGGATTTATGGGATGGTTTTTCTTTAACTCAGGTAAAAAGAAAAATAAAGTTGATAAACATTCCGCTTAA
- a CDS encoding aldehyde dehydrogenase family protein translates to MATKEILLKPKVEEFLQGVKGLYMNGEYMESESGKTFEVLNPATEEVIAHVSEAQEEDIDRAVTAAKKAFEEGEWTKMEAAERSHLIYKFADLLDENREELAQLEALDNGKPYEVALEDDVDGTVQHFRYYAGWATKITGKTVNVSPDYFNYIVHEPVGVVGQVIPWNFPLAMAGWKLGSALAVGCTVVIKPASETPLSLLYAAQLFKEAGFPDGVVNVVPGAGSVAGEAIITHKDIAKVAFTGSTAVGENVMKKAAKDIKGITLELGGKSPSIIFDDANLDDAIEGSFNGTMYNHGQNCSACTRLYVQRKHYDHVVDAIAERAKAMKLGPGMDAGTEMGPLISAKQQQTVLDYIEKGKAEGARLVAGGNKAFDKGYFVEPTVFADVEDDMTIAREEIFGPVIAICPFDTEEEVVKRANDSEYGLAASVWTENIRKGHRVSGKLQAGTVWINDFGLELETMPFGGYKKSGVGREMGGEYGLANYTEVKSVLVKISD, encoded by the coding sequence ATGGCTACAAAAGAAATTTTGTTAAAACCAAAAGTCGAGGAATTTTTGCAGGGTGTTAAAGGGCTTTACATGAATGGGGAATATATGGAATCTGAAAGTGGAAAAACATTTGAAGTCCTTAACCCTGCTACAGAAGAGGTCATTGCACATGTAAGTGAAGCACAGGAAGAGGATATTGATCGTGCCGTTACAGCTGCTAAAAAAGCATTTGAAGAAGGCGAGTGGACCAAGATGGAAGCAGCCGAACGCTCCCATCTCATCTATAAATTTGCGGATCTTTTGGATGAAAATCGCGAAGAACTTGCACAGCTTGAAGCCCTGGATAACGGGAAGCCATACGAAGTAGCGCTTGAGGACGATGTGGATGGAACTGTCCAGCATTTTCGTTACTATGCTGGATGGGCAACGAAAATAACCGGTAAAACAGTCAATGTTTCTCCTGACTATTTTAATTATATTGTCCACGAACCGGTTGGAGTGGTCGGACAGGTCATCCCGTGGAATTTCCCACTCGCCATGGCCGGATGGAAACTCGGTTCTGCGCTGGCTGTCGGGTGTACCGTGGTTATTAAACCCGCGAGTGAAACGCCATTGTCACTCCTATATGCCGCACAATTGTTCAAAGAAGCGGGATTCCCGGACGGGGTAGTAAATGTTGTACCCGGCGCCGGCAGCGTTGCTGGAGAAGCAATCATTACCCATAAGGATATTGCCAAGGTTGCTTTTACAGGATCCACAGCAGTTGGAGAAAATGTTATGAAAAAAGCGGCGAAAGACATTAAAGGAATTACGCTGGAACTTGGTGGCAAGTCCCCTAGCATTATTTTCGATGATGCAAATCTCGATGACGCTATTGAAGGTTCATTTAATGGCACCATGTATAACCATGGCCAGAATTGCAGCGCCTGCACCCGCCTCTATGTTCAACGTAAGCATTATGACCATGTAGTCGACGCGATTGCCGAGCGTGCCAAAGCAATGAAACTCGGACCCGGCATGGATGCTGGGACTGAAATGGGACCACTTATTTCCGCAAAACAGCAACAAACCGTACTGGATTACATTGAAAAAGGAAAAGCGGAAGGCGCCCGATTAGTGGCCGGCGGTAACAAGGCATTTGATAAAGGGTATTTCGTGGAACCAACTGTCTTTGCGGATGTAGAAGACGATATGACGATTGCCAGAGAAGAAATTTTCGGACCGGTTATCGCTATATGTCCTTTCGACACAGAAGAAGAAGTCGTCAAAAGGGCAAATGACAGCGAATACGGGCTGGCAGCAAGTGTCTGGACAGAAAACATCCGCAAAGGGCACCGTGTTTCCGGAAAACTACAAGCTGGCACAGTCTGGATTAATGACTTCGGACTTGAACTCGAGACCATGCCGTTTGGCGGCTATAAGAAATCCGGCGTTGGCCGCGAAATGGGCGGCGAATATGGATTAGCAAACTATACCGAGGTTAAAAGTGTACTGGTAAAAATCAGCGACTGA
- the dapA gene encoding 4-hydroxy-tetrahydrodipicolinate synthase: MTLLEGTFPVLATPMHQDESVDYEGLKQNIEHYIRAKVAGVIVNGSTGEFVSLTKEEKFKLMEVAAEQVNSRIPLIIGTAAETTVDAIEYTKKAEAVGADAALLINSYYAHPKDNEIYQHFKTVAESVTLPIMIYNNPFTSGVDIGTETILKVGRDVDNITHIKESSGEISKLRDITRQGKGFIQTFCGSDDLVLESFLVGATGWVSVAGNIIPELATDLFNRFQEGDLDKAWEIYDQILPLCNFLEDSGKYVQVVKRGLDLQGLAGGPSRKPRLPLTDEEDATLQEILSNLQVVTH, encoded by the coding sequence ATGACATTACTAGAAGGAACTTTTCCAGTACTCGCAACACCAATGCATCAGGATGAATCCGTTGATTACGAGGGATTGAAGCAAAATATCGAACATTATATCCGCGCAAAAGTCGCTGGGGTAATTGTCAATGGCAGCACTGGTGAATTTGTCAGTTTGACGAAGGAAGAGAAATTTAAACTTATGGAAGTGGCTGCTGAACAAGTAAACAGCCGCATCCCGCTGATCATTGGTACAGCTGCAGAAACTACTGTAGATGCCATCGAATATACGAAAAAGGCAGAAGCTGTCGGCGCGGATGCTGCACTGCTAATAAATTCCTACTACGCACATCCAAAAGATAATGAAATCTATCAACATTTTAAAACAGTTGCTGAATCAGTAACACTGCCAATCATGATTTATAATAATCCCTTCACTTCAGGTGTGGATATTGGTACGGAAACAATTTTAAAGGTTGGCCGTGATGTCGATAATATCACCCACATCAAAGAATCCAGTGGCGAGATTAGTAAACTGCGGGACATCACCAGACAAGGGAAAGGATTTATCCAAACATTTTGCGGCTCCGATGATCTGGTGCTTGAATCCTTTTTAGTTGGCGCTACTGGATGGGTGTCGGTTGCCGGCAATATTATACCGGAATTAGCTACCGATTTATTTAATCGTTTTCAGGAAGGCGATTTAGACAAGGCATGGGAAATCTATGATCAAATCCTTCCGCTTTGTAACTTCCTGGAGGATTCCGGAAAATATGTGCAGGTCGTGAAACGTGGTCTGGATTTACAAGGGTTAGCCGGTGGTCCTTCGCGCAAGCCTAGATTACCATTGACGGATGAGGAAGACGCAACATTACAAGAAATCTTAAGTAATTTACAGGTAGTTACACACTAA